One Canis lupus familiaris isolate Mischka breed German Shepherd chromosome 20, alternate assembly UU_Cfam_GSD_1.0, whole genome shotgun sequence genomic region harbors:
- the FAM240A gene encoding protein FAM240A, producing the protein MNSQYARREIFCRNTCHELKRFWEREIGKQTYYRESEEYRLGRSALRKLREEWRQRLEAKLRLRNNPDETEKRANMGRELLTSLTQEDSKH; encoded by the exons ATGAACAGTCAGTACGCCCGCCGGGAGATCTTCTGCCGGAACACCTGTCACGAGCTCAAGCGCTTCTGGGAACGGGAGATTGGCAAGCAGACCTACTACCGGGAATCCGAGGAGTATCGCCTGGGACGGAGTGCCCTGAGAAA GCTCAGAGAggaatggaggcagagactggaagcAAAGCTGAGGCTGCGGAACAATCCAGATGAGACAGAAAAGCGGGCAAACATGGGCCGGGAGCTTCTCACTTCGCTGACACAAGAGGATTCAAAGCACTAA